A single window of Rubripirellula lacrimiformis DNA harbors:
- a CDS encoding response regulator: MMTESKIGPMEILLVEDGWTDARVTIYALRRSKVHHRLTLVRTVSEAVAFVRREGIFARAPRPDLVLLDMMLPDGCGLDVMEALHSPTAIGPDGNGPTTVVLTASTDPELRRRCDELKVHDYMTKPVREDEFMRVVRDHKKLMIHTTPLMEIATV; encoded by the coding sequence ATGATGACCGAATCAAAAATTGGACCAATGGAAATCCTGTTGGTCGAAGATGGCTGGACTGACGCTCGCGTCACGATCTATGCACTGCGACGCAGCAAGGTCCATCACCGGCTAACGCTAGTCCGCACGGTCAGCGAAGCGGTCGCGTTCGTCCGCCGCGAAGGAATTTTCGCTCGCGCGCCTCGCCCCGATCTAGTCCTGCTGGACATGATGCTGCCCGACGGATGCGGCCTGGACGTGATGGAAGCGTTGCACTCGCCCACCGCCATCGGCCCGGATGGAAACGGCCCCACAACCGTCGTGCTGACCGCGTCAACCGACCCAGAACTGCGTCGACGATGCGACGAACTGAAGGTCCACGATTACATGACCAAACCAGTTCGCGAAGACGAATTCATGCGAGTCGTCCGGGATCACAAAAAGCTGATGATCCACACAACGCCGCTGATGGAAATCGCCACCGTTTGA
- a CDS encoding rhomboid family intramembrane serine protease produces MIPLRDNIPSRTTPFVNYAIIGICAIAFAAQLSEPAGTIAESFGFVPLRLTDPSAVATVQQQMAVQTPLGVQVAVVEHVLAPAVISPWMTVITCMFLHGGWMHFIGNMWFLYIFGDNVEDRLGHVGYTLMYLGTGIAAGLAHYATDSGSPIPTIGASGAIAGVMGAYAWFYPHARVQAVLPIVIFLQIFVLPAPIFLGIWFAIQTFSGVSATASGDASGVAWWAHIGGFAAGALVALIVGRAHLGRSPVTERRF; encoded by the coding sequence ATGATCCCGCTAAGAGACAACATTCCCAGCCGAACAACGCCTTTCGTGAATTACGCGATCATCGGGATTTGCGCAATCGCGTTCGCGGCTCAACTGAGCGAACCTGCGGGAACGATTGCGGAATCGTTTGGGTTCGTTCCCCTGCGGCTAACCGATCCCAGTGCTGTCGCCACGGTGCAGCAACAGATGGCGGTGCAGACGCCGCTGGGAGTGCAGGTCGCGGTAGTGGAGCACGTGTTGGCACCTGCCGTGATCTCGCCCTGGATGACCGTCATCACGTGCATGTTTCTGCACGGCGGCTGGATGCACTTCATCGGCAACATGTGGTTTCTGTACATCTTTGGCGACAACGTCGAAGACCGGCTTGGGCACGTCGGTTATACGTTGATGTACTTGGGCACTGGCATCGCCGCCGGCTTAGCGCACTATGCGACGGATTCGGGCAGTCCAATCCCAACGATTGGTGCCAGCGGCGCGATCGCCGGGGTGATGGGAGCCTACGCGTGGTTCTACCCTCACGCGCGAGTTCAAGCGGTGCTGCCGATCGTGATCTTTCTGCAGATCTTTGTTTTGCCAGCGCCGATCTTTTTGGGCATCTGGTTTGCGATTCAGACCTTTAGCGGTGTGTCGGCGACCGCCAGCGGCGACGCCAGTGGTGTCGCATGGTGGGCCCATATCGGCGGGTTCGCAGCCGGCGCATTGGTGGCGTTGATCGTGGGCCGGGCCCACCTAGGTCGCAGTCCCGTGACTGAACGCCGCTTCTAA
- a CDS encoding flavin reductase family protein, with amino-acid sequence MQLDVNDLAVRDLYQWMTRLITPRPIAWVSTVSIDGVANLAPFSFFNGVGANPPTLMFCPANRRDGSPKDTLANIRRTGHFVVNLVTESLTASMNQTAAELDPDDDEFVIADVEKMESTWVASPRVADAAAALECELHSVVTLGTGPGGANLVIGRILGIHVDDRVVADDGFPDPALLDTIGRMGGNGYVRTTDRFEVKRPAPKR; translated from the coding sequence ATGCAACTTGACGTAAATGATCTAGCGGTTCGTGATCTGTATCAGTGGATGACGCGTCTGATCACGCCTCGCCCGATCGCTTGGGTGTCCACGGTATCGATCGACGGCGTCGCCAATTTGGCTCCGTTCAGTTTTTTCAATGGTGTCGGTGCCAATCCGCCTACGCTGATGTTCTGTCCGGCGAACCGGCGCGACGGCAGCCCCAAAGACACGCTTGCCAACATCCGCCGAACAGGGCACTTCGTGGTCAATTTGGTGACCGAAAGCCTGACCGCATCGATGAATCAGACAGCGGCGGAACTGGATCCCGACGACGACGAGTTTGTGATCGCCGACGTCGAGAAAATGGAATCCACGTGGGTCGCTTCGCCGCGAGTCGCGGACGCCGCGGCAGCCTTGGAATGCGAACTGCATAGCGTTGTCACGTTGGGCACTGGCCCCGGCGGAGCCAACCTTGTGATCGGCCGCATCTTAGGGATCCATGTCGATGACCGCGTCGTCGCCGATGACGGTTTTCCGGATCCCGCATTGTTGGACACCATCGGACGGATGGGCGGCAACGGGTACGTGCGAACGACGGATCGATTCGAAGTCAAGCGACCTGCACCGAAACGCTAG
- a CDS encoding glycosyltransferase family 2 protein: MPDNENADAAPIRTIDPVQGSSTEHAASVVKSHDHPSDSDARYWWSDVYVDEMIRQLGPSVCRKVSVYPLPIGFQLSVIVPVYNEHSTIADVVHRLRGTGMPMQIILIDDGSDDGTGEVIDSFQNDADVVVVHHDVNVGKGAAIRSGVRVATGNVIVIQDADREYDPSDFRSLLQPIIEGESDIAYGTRYGHCDRSLSPWWHQAVNGLLTLLASIAVGIRLSDVETCYKMARREHFEGVLDDLRENRFGIEIEITARWARKGLRFTERPIRYHHRWYDEGKKIGWRDGVSALRCIVVYGLLRR, encoded by the coding sequence ATGCCCGATAACGAGAATGCAGACGCTGCCCCGATACGGACCATTGATCCAGTCCAAGGGTCATCGACGGAACATGCGGCAAGCGTTGTCAAGAGCCATGATCATCCATCCGATAGCGACGCGCGGTATTGGTGGAGCGACGTGTATGTCGACGAAATGATCCGACAGTTGGGGCCTTCGGTGTGCCGCAAAGTTTCAGTTTACCCATTGCCAATTGGGTTTCAACTGTCCGTGATCGTTCCGGTGTATAACGAACATTCGACCATCGCCGATGTCGTTCATCGGTTGCGCGGCACCGGCATGCCAATGCAAATCATTTTGATCGACGATGGCAGCGACGATGGTACTGGCGAAGTGATCGATTCGTTCCAGAACGATGCGGATGTCGTCGTCGTCCATCACGATGTGAACGTAGGCAAGGGAGCCGCGATTCGATCCGGCGTTCGCGTCGCGACAGGCAACGTGATCGTGATCCAGGATGCCGATCGCGAATACGATCCATCGGACTTCCGATCGCTGCTGCAACCCATCATCGAAGGCGAATCGGACATCGCCTACGGGACACGTTACGGGCACTGTGATCGTTCGCTATCGCCTTGGTGGCACCAGGCTGTCAACGGGCTGCTGACGCTGCTGGCCAGCATCGCAGTGGGCATTCGGCTTAGCGACGTCGAAACCTGCTACAAGATGGCGCGGCGAGAGCATTTTGAAGGTGTCCTTGACGACCTTCGCGAGAACCGTTTCGGGATCGAGATCGAGATCACCGCACGGTGGGCACGCAAGGGGTTGCGGTTCACCGAACGTCCGATCCGTTACCACCACCGGTGGTACGACGAAGGCAAAAAAATCGGTTGGCGGGACGGGGTCAGCGCACTTCGCTGTATCGTGGTCTACGGCCTGCTGCGTCGATAG
- a CDS encoding RNA polymerase sigma factor, giving the protein MASSSPFASIGIDELIEAATLSKIWNEHADRLLLIARSIGPGSDSALAEDAVQEAFVRLASQAEMPDDPMAWLVRVTRNQILQWHRSRGRRRCRETRVGRADWFQVDISESIDAATATAALMKVDSPMREIIVMHLWGDMTFESIAEVMELSRASTHRRFHSGLETLKQQLNPVDPPSVTQQIQ; this is encoded by the coding sequence TTGGCTTCCTCATCCCCCTTCGCATCCATCGGAATCGATGAATTGATCGAAGCTGCCACGCTATCGAAAATCTGGAATGAACATGCCGATCGGCTGCTGCTGATAGCGCGTTCGATCGGACCAGGTTCCGATTCAGCGTTGGCCGAAGACGCGGTTCAGGAAGCGTTTGTCCGATTGGCGAGTCAAGCGGAGATGCCGGACGATCCGATGGCTTGGCTGGTGCGCGTTACGCGGAACCAGATCCTTCAATGGCATCGTTCCCGTGGTCGGCGTCGATGCCGCGAAACTCGGGTTGGACGTGCCGATTGGTTTCAAGTGGACATTTCGGAATCGATCGACGCGGCGACGGCGACCGCGGCGCTGATGAAAGTGGATTCGCCGATGCGAGAAATCATCGTGATGCATTTATGGGGCGACATGACATTCGAATCCATCGCCGAAGTGATGGAACTATCGCGAGCGAGCACGCATCGTCGTTTTCACAGCGGTTTGGAAACTCTGAAACAACAACTCAACCCCGTCGATCCTCCTTCGGTGACCCAGCAAATCCAATGA
- a CDS encoding inositol monophosphatase family protein, whose amino-acid sequence MDEQHLQVAIAAARAGAVELMSRRDSRVVSEKAPKDLVTDADLASQRAVRSILMNAFAGYAFVGEEEGENDPLPAVREGAADAPPCWVVDPLDGTINYVHHLQSFAVSIGLYSAGKMRLGVIYDPVADEMFTAVDGRGAKCNGKPIHVSGCETLGDGLVACSFPAGVKGDDPEVAKFIRVLERCRSLRRLGSCALNMCYVAAGRLDAYWATSVASWDSAAGIVIAREAGATLTAYDGSTMDDWLPKFCVSGSDAIHAEMVDLLS is encoded by the coding sequence ATGGACGAACAACACCTACAAGTCGCGATCGCAGCGGCGCGAGCTGGCGCTGTTGAACTGATGTCACGGCGTGATAGTCGTGTGGTCAGCGAAAAAGCACCCAAGGATCTGGTAACCGATGCGGACTTGGCGTCGCAGCGAGCGGTTCGGTCGATACTGATGAATGCCTTTGCCGGGTATGCCTTTGTCGGGGAAGAAGAAGGCGAGAACGATCCGCTGCCCGCAGTCCGCGAAGGTGCGGCCGACGCGCCGCCGTGTTGGGTGGTCGACCCGTTGGATGGAACGATCAACTACGTCCATCATCTTCAATCGTTTGCCGTTTCAATCGGGCTGTATTCGGCGGGCAAAATGCGATTAGGCGTGATCTATGATCCGGTCGCCGATGAAATGTTCACCGCCGTCGACGGTCGCGGTGCCAAGTGCAATGGCAAGCCCATTCATGTCAGCGGCTGCGAAACGCTCGGCGACGGGTTGGTTGCCTGCAGCTTTCCTGCGGGCGTGAAGGGCGATGATCCGGAAGTCGCCAAGTTCATCCGTGTGTTGGAACGTTGTCGATCGCTTCGACGGCTTGGCAGTTGCGCGTTGAACATGTGCTACGTCGCCGCCGGACGGTTGGACGCGTATTGGGCAACCAGCGTCGCGTCTTGGGATTCCGCCGCGGGGATCGTGATTGCACGCGAAGCGGGGGCTACGTTGACCGCATATGACGGATCAACCATGGATGATTGGTTGCCGAAGTTCTGTGTCAGCGGATCCGATGCGATCCATGCTGAAATGGTCGACCTGCTTTCCTGA
- a CDS encoding SMP-30/gluconolactonase/LRE family protein, whose translation MRNFPATRRSARHQIGNSPPGGRLRWLNPAPGVAARISRSIAMVAIACAGSGILSSPLGAPTASAQESYPVHPDSVVNPDVPHGKVESYTFDNSKTYPGTHRQYFVYTPAQYEPGKPAALMVFQDGGGYVNEKGTWRVPVVFDNLIASGEMPVTIAVCVNPGVVSGQWKEESSDSGEQSAQNRFNRSLEYDTVSDRYATFLIDELLAEVGKKYSLTDDPNLRAIGGSSSGAIAAFGVAWNRPDQFRRVLSTVGTFVGLRGGNEYPTLIRKTEPKPLRVFLQDGKNDLDIYGGSWWNANLTMLSALRWAGYDVNNAWGDGGHNSKHGGAILPDALRWLWKDFDQPITTSITDHPELKDRIIQGEDWQLVSDGHQYTEGPAVSPDGVVHFVDGPRGEIWRVSKDGDSAEKWIDDMPGVSGLMFDAEGRLYCARNTAQTMTRVAPDGTRVDLFTGVSCNDLVVLDHGVYFSAPSEKAVYYLPLGSEDAKPIKVGDGPEKPNGLIVTPDKRFLLVVDAMGRYIWSYKIANDGSLLYGQSYSYVHSPQDEMNTGADGVTMTSDGSLLVATKLGVQVFDQPGRAHVILKRPKRGGRLSNLVFAGEDMQTIYATSGSSVFRRNTKMQGIAPWQPSLAPPKPRL comes from the coding sequence ATGCGAAACTTTCCAGCCACCCGTCGTTCGGCGCGCCACCAGATCGGGAATTCGCCACCGGGCGGTCGCCTGCGTTGGCTGAATCCGGCGCCCGGTGTCGCCGCCCGGATATCCCGATCGATTGCGATGGTGGCAATCGCGTGCGCGGGTTCTGGCATTCTGTCGTCGCCGCTTGGTGCCCCGACCGCATCGGCCCAAGAAAGCTATCCCGTTCATCCGGATTCCGTCGTCAATCCCGATGTGCCGCATGGCAAGGTTGAATCGTACACGTTCGACAACAGCAAGACTTATCCGGGCACGCACCGCCAATACTTTGTCTACACACCGGCCCAATATGAACCGGGCAAACCGGCTGCGTTGATGGTGTTCCAAGACGGCGGCGGCTACGTCAACGAAAAAGGCACGTGGCGAGTGCCCGTGGTATTTGACAACCTGATCGCAAGTGGCGAGATGCCAGTCACGATCGCCGTGTGCGTGAACCCCGGTGTGGTCAGCGGCCAGTGGAAAGAGGAATCATCCGACAGCGGCGAGCAGTCTGCCCAGAATCGATTCAACCGCAGCCTGGAATATGATACGGTCAGTGATCGCTATGCAACATTCTTGATCGACGAACTGCTGGCCGAAGTCGGCAAGAAATACTCGCTGACGGACGACCCAAACCTGCGTGCGATTGGCGGCAGCAGCAGCGGCGCGATCGCGGCGTTTGGAGTTGCGTGGAATCGACCCGACCAATTTCGTCGCGTGCTGAGCACCGTCGGTACGTTCGTGGGTCTGCGCGGTGGCAACGAATACCCAACGTTGATTCGCAAGACCGAACCCAAACCGCTGCGTGTTTTTCTGCAGGATGGCAAGAACGATCTGGACATCTATGGCGGTAGTTGGTGGAACGCAAACCTGACGATGCTATCGGCGCTGCGTTGGGCAGGCTATGACGTCAACAACGCTTGGGGCGACGGCGGTCACAACAGCAAACACGGCGGGGCGATCTTGCCCGACGCACTGCGTTGGCTTTGGAAAGACTTTGATCAACCCATCACCACATCCATCACCGATCACCCGGAACTGAAAGACCGAATCATCCAAGGCGAAGACTGGCAACTGGTTTCCGACGGGCACCAATACACCGAAGGACCGGCTGTTTCGCCGGACGGTGTGGTTCACTTTGTCGATGGACCGCGGGGCGAAATTTGGCGAGTCAGCAAAGACGGCGACAGCGCCGAAAAATGGATCGATGACATGCCGGGCGTCAGCGGGTTGATGTTCGATGCCGAGGGTCGGTTGTACTGCGCACGCAACACAGCCCAAACGATGACGCGTGTTGCCCCCGACGGAACCCGAGTCGATCTGTTCACCGGAGTCTCCTGCAACGACCTGGTCGTCCTCGACCACGGTGTCTATTTTTCTGCACCTTCGGAAAAGGCCGTCTACTACCTGCCGCTTGGCAGCGAAGATGCGAAGCCGATCAAAGTCGGTGACGGTCCCGAGAAACCCAATGGATTGATCGTTACCCCTGACAAACGTTTTCTGTTGGTCGTCGACGCAATGGGCCGTTACATCTGGTCCTACAAAATCGCGAACGATGGTTCGCTGCTATACGGGCAAAGCTATTCCTACGTGCATTCACCACAGGACGAAATGAATACCGGCGCCGACGGCGTCACGATGACCAGCGACGGATCGCTATTGGTGGCAACCAAGCTTGGCGTGCAAGTGTTCGACCAACCCGGCCGCGCACACGTGATCCTGAAACGCCCCAAACGGGGTGGCCGATTGTCGAATCTGGTTTTTGCTGGTGAAGACATGCAGACCATTTACGCAACCAGCGGCAGCAGCGTTTTTCGGCGGAACACGAAGATGCAGGGTATCGCACCTTGGCAACCGAGTCTGGCGCCGCCCAAACCTCGACTGTAG
- a CDS encoding Dabb family protein gives MARLAHHVFFTLKDRSEAGVQHLISEAKKYLTDHDGVTDFDLGVRDKELDRPVNADFDVSLHMVFADRPAHDKYQVSERHQAFIAENKETWAGVTIFDSTVL, from the coding sequence ATGGCCAGACTTGCCCATCACGTCTTCTTTACGCTCAAAGACCGCTCCGAAGCCGGCGTTCAGCATCTGATCAGCGAAGCGAAAAAATATCTGACAGACCACGACGGTGTCACGGACTTTGATCTGGGTGTGCGAGACAAAGAACTTGATCGTCCGGTGAATGCTGACTTCGACGTTTCGCTGCACATGGTCTTTGCCGATCGACCTGCCCACGACAAGTACCAAGTTTCCGAACGTCACCAAGCTTTCATTGCCGAGAACAAGGAAACTTGGGCCGGTGTTACGATCTTTGACAGCACCGTTTTGTAG
- a CDS encoding serine/threonine-protein kinase, translated as MPSTTRYEPNPTITAEGTAVSKGDPKLIAAYERISSSGKVSWTGHHHMLRKLGRGGQGEVYLTEYRGTDGFTVPVAMKVFSPERYSSTGAYTEAMGRVASIAARVALIQHDNLLDVQNFFERERIRIMMMEWVDGYDLRQLMSPRCLHLLQGHVSSRRWRYINEVILSAGEEQSFFRPGVAVAIVREVLAALAALHREGIVHGDVKPSNIMLKRSGHAKLIDMGSAIDYRNPPRDRDCTPMYAAPEVLENREATPRSDLASVGYVLIELLSGRSPFGQNPKVKDLLQAKRELPAKLKSILPEDVSRNELLMNFIGGLISPDPNRRFPNAEAAEHVEKGAAAFHRQLIISNMATEYDNDIRLWLEELRRLETEHDGLDL; from the coding sequence ATACCCTCGACGACTCGATACGAGCCGAACCCGACGATCACCGCCGAAGGTACGGCGGTGTCCAAAGGCGACCCGAAGCTAATCGCTGCTTACGAACGAATCAGTTCCAGCGGGAAGGTTTCGTGGACCGGGCACCACCACATGCTCCGCAAACTCGGGCGTGGTGGTCAGGGCGAGGTGTATCTAACGGAGTATCGCGGCACGGATGGATTTACCGTTCCGGTTGCGATGAAAGTCTTTTCGCCCGAACGTTACAGCAGCACCGGTGCCTATACCGAGGCAATGGGACGCGTCGCATCGATCGCGGCCCGTGTGGCGCTGATCCAGCATGACAATCTGTTGGACGTCCAGAACTTTTTCGAACGCGAACGCATTCGAATCATGATGATGGAATGGGTCGATGGTTATGACCTTCGCCAGTTGATGTCGCCGCGATGTCTGCATTTGCTGCAGGGACATGTCAGCAGTCGGCGTTGGCGTTACATCAACGAAGTCATTCTGTCGGCCGGCGAAGAACAGTCCTTCTTTCGTCCGGGCGTTGCGGTGGCGATTGTCCGCGAAGTGTTGGCGGCGTTGGCCGCATTGCACCGCGAGGGGATCGTGCACGGCGATGTGAAGCCATCCAACATCATGTTGAAGCGAAGCGGACACGCCAAGCTGATCGACATGGGGTCGGCGATCGATTACCGCAATCCGCCTCGGGACCGAGATTGCACGCCGATGTACGCGGCACCCGAAGTGCTGGAGAATCGGGAAGCCACGCCTCGCAGTGACTTGGCGAGCGTCGGCTATGTGTTGATCGAACTGCTAAGCGGACGAAGCCCGTTTGGTCAGAACCCCAAAGTCAAAGACCTGTTGCAGGCCAAGCGGGAACTGCCTGCGAAATTGAAATCGATTCTGCCCGAGGACGTGTCGCGTAACGAGCTGTTGATGAACTTCATCGGTGGTTTGATTTCGCCTGACCCGAATCGACGATTCCCCAATGCCGAAGCTGCTGAACACGTTGAAAAAGGTGCGGCGGCCTTTCATCGTCAGTTGATCATCAGCAACATGGCGACCGAATATGACAATGACATCCGGCTGTGGCTAGAAGAACTGCGACGTCTGGAAACCGAACACGACGGACTCGATCTGTAA
- a CDS encoding outer membrane protein assembly factor BamB family protein, which translates to MEDQQEGTPEPQTGGTKVDSTAPTKKLANRWRRAAIAAIVGSGLIATIWAGGDDSDHQYANMAMFVVGAIALIYVALQIHLIALRRGFRYLVPAMVGVVIGGAMSLFRFDGFSGEMMPQFASRFQQPLELATVGPVTEDSAEISAGDSPMVPSPESISEADVSGFLGNQRDAVIDQRLFSVPDSASDITTLWNQGIGQGWSSFAVEDGRAVTLEQRQDQECLTCYQLLDGELLWIQEHEGRHENALGGIGPRSTPTIDDGRVYAQTGTGWVWCTDLESGKVIWTVDLLEIAGWDQLQSEALITWGRAGSPLIVDGMCVLPLGGPAVDSAPAAGSEPSVSAKRSLIALDAETGDIIWRAGDGQISYASPTLMTLAGQRQIVSVNEATVTGHAIDDGRVLWDFVWPGQSNGGANCASAIPAGPDRFVIGKGYGGGSALVSVEADGDAFKATPVWESSSVLKTKFTHACIAGDVAYAISNGSLEAVDVATGESLWRQPRSERLGQGQLMLVGDVLVAQAETGQVVFLDAIADHYQPLLTLPAMDSKTWNIPTVAGRHLLVRNDRQVICFLMPAK; encoded by the coding sequence ATGGAAGATCAGCAAGAGGGTACCCCGGAACCTCAAACCGGCGGCACCAAAGTCGATTCGACCGCGCCGACAAAGAAGCTGGCCAATCGTTGGCGGCGAGCCGCGATCGCCGCGATCGTTGGCAGCGGTTTGATCGCCACCATCTGGGCAGGCGGCGACGATTCGGATCACCAGTACGCGAATATGGCAATGTTCGTCGTCGGCGCGATCGCGTTGATCTACGTCGCGCTGCAGATCCATCTGATCGCGCTGCGCCGCGGGTTCCGATATCTGGTCCCCGCGATGGTGGGCGTGGTGATTGGCGGCGCGATGTCTCTATTTCGATTCGATGGATTCAGCGGCGAAATGATGCCGCAGTTTGCCTCCCGATTCCAGCAACCGCTTGAACTGGCAACGGTCGGCCCCGTCACCGAAGATTCCGCCGAAATCTCGGCCGGCGATTCTCCGATGGTGCCATCGCCGGAATCCATTTCAGAGGCCGATGTATCAGGGTTCCTTGGGAACCAACGCGATGCGGTCATCGATCAACGTTTGTTCAGCGTCCCGGATTCGGCGTCCGACATCACCACGCTTTGGAATCAGGGCATCGGCCAAGGATGGTCGTCCTTTGCCGTGGAAGACGGTCGGGCGGTCACACTGGAACAACGCCAGGACCAAGAGTGTTTGACGTGTTACCAATTGCTGGATGGGGAACTGTTGTGGATTCAAGAACACGAAGGTAGGCACGAAAACGCGCTGGGCGGTATCGGTCCCCGTTCGACACCGACCATCGATGACGGGCGCGTCTACGCACAAACCGGAACCGGGTGGGTTTGGTGCACCGATCTGGAAAGCGGAAAAGTGATTTGGACGGTCGATTTGTTAGAAATCGCAGGCTGGGACCAGTTGCAGTCCGAGGCACTGATCACGTGGGGGCGGGCCGGTTCGCCCCTGATCGTCGACGGCATGTGCGTTTTGCCCTTGGGCGGGCCAGCGGTCGATTCGGCACCCGCGGCAGGGTCCGAACCATCGGTATCTGCGAAGCGAAGTTTAATCGCCTTGGACGCGGAAACCGGCGACATCATTTGGCGTGCTGGCGACGGACAGATCAGTTACGCGTCGCCAACACTGATGACCTTGGCCGGTCAACGACAGATCGTGTCGGTCAACGAAGCGACCGTGACCGGACATGCCATCGATGATGGCCGCGTGCTGTGGGATTTCGTTTGGCCAGGACAGTCCAACGGTGGTGCCAACTGCGCTTCGGCCATCCCCGCGGGCCCCGACCGGTTTGTCATCGGCAAAGGTTACGGCGGCGGCAGTGCATTGGTAAGCGTCGAAGCTGATGGTGACGCGTTCAAGGCCACGCCCGTATGGGAATCGTCATCCGTCCTAAAGACGAAATTCACGCACGCTTGCATCGCCGGAGATGTTGCTTACGCGATCAGCAACGGATCGCTGGAAGCCGTCGACGTTGCCACCGGCGAATCCCTGTGGCGTCAACCACGAAGCGAACGACTGGGACAAGGACAACTGATGCTGGTCGGCGACGTTCTGGTGGCACAGGCGGAAACGGGCCAGGTCGTCTTCCTAGACGCCATCGCGGATCACTACCAACCCCTGCTGACGCTGCCGGCAATGGATTCCAAAACATGGAACATCCCCACCGTGGCTGGCCGACATCTATTGGTTCGCAACGATCGACAAGTGATCTGTTTCCTGATGCCGGCAAAGTGA
- a CDS encoding DUF952 domain-containing protein, translating to MEPILYKVLPEDVWRSAREAGLYSGHGIDLTDGFIHLSSPSQVAETLAKHFAGQTGLVLLSIAAESLGNTLRWEPSRGGALFPHVYGDIPIAAVQESRRLALNADGNHVLPELGQKPESH from the coding sequence ATGGAACCGATTCTGTACAAGGTGCTGCCCGAGGATGTTTGGCGGTCGGCGCGGGAAGCTGGACTGTATTCCGGTCACGGTATCGATTTGACCGATGGATTTATCCACCTTTCGTCGCCCAGCCAAGTGGCGGAAACCTTGGCCAAGCATTTCGCTGGGCAAACCGGATTGGTCTTGCTTTCCATCGCCGCGGAATCACTGGGAAACACGCTGCGCTGGGAACCGTCGCGAGGCGGTGCGTTGTTTCCGCACGTCTACGGCGACATCCCAATCGCGGCGGTCCAAGAGTCGCGGCGATTGGCATTGAATGCCGATGGAAACCACGTGCTTCCGGAACTAGGGCAGAAACCGGAATCCCATTGA
- a CDS encoding metallophosphoesterase, which translates to MIEVWHDNSIRKVSFVSDLHWLSSRSIADQYSDSIRHAIKQADLCVWGGDLFDFRWSRLENEESSIQEALDWLERWYVAFPEKRFVYLNGNHDAHTKFQDRLIQWAESRNRFTAGIECLRVAQTLWLHGDVIEGGGTSQGFEDYRRLWRHKPVANKFHSGLYDAAIAIRLHGAASWTVHREKATCLRVAKWLAEQPVEKTAGIKRIVFGHTHRRIDGACIDEIEFHNGGAAIKHVPFSPITVDVDPG; encoded by the coding sequence ATGATCGAAGTCTGGCACGACAATTCGATACGCAAAGTTTCTTTTGTGTCCGACCTGCATTGGCTTAGCAGTCGATCCATCGCGGATCAGTACAGCGATTCGATCCGCCACGCGATCAAGCAGGCCGACCTGTGCGTTTGGGGAGGCGATCTGTTTGATTTTCGCTGGAGCCGGCTGGAGAATGAGGAGTCGTCGATTCAGGAGGCACTGGATTGGCTAGAGCGTTGGTATGTCGCGTTCCCCGAAAAACGCTTTGTCTATCTGAACGGCAACCACGATGCGCATACGAAATTTCAAGATCGCTTGATCCAGTGGGCCGAAAGCCGAAATCGTTTTACCGCCGGGATTGAATGCCTTCGTGTTGCCCAAACCCTTTGGTTGCATGGCGATGTGATCGAAGGCGGCGGGACGTCACAGGGTTTTGAAGACTACCGTCGTCTGTGGAGGCACAAACCTGTTGCCAACAAATTTCATAGCGGCCTCTACGACGCTGCAATCGCGATCCGATTGCACGGCGCGGCGTCGTGGACGGTGCATCGCGAAAAGGCAACCTGTTTGCGAGTCGCGAAATGGTTGGCCGAGCAGCCCGTCGAAAAAACGGCGGGAATCAAACGAATCGTGTTTGGGCACACGCATCGGCGGATCGACGGTGCATGCATCGACGAGATTGAATTTCACAACGGCGGAGCCGCGATCAAACACGTGCCGTTCTCGCCCATCACGGTTGACGTCGATCCAGGCTAG